Within Vicia villosa cultivar HV-30 ecotype Madison, WI linkage group LG1, Vvil1.0, whole genome shotgun sequence, the genomic segment TGAGATTATTCTCGGAAAGTTGGGCAAACAAAATGATGCTGTGGAAATAATGGAAGAGTTTGATGAGGATAAAGTAAAAGCAGTGGATGTATCCTATGTAGTTAACGATATGCCCGGATTGTCAGATGGAAGCAAGAGGTGTGATATTGATGATATCTTATTATTGGATACGTCTAGTGTTAATAGAGAGCTTTGGTCGGAAGAGGAATAGAGAGTCTATGTCAGAAATGCTAATTTGGGTTACTAGCACTGCAAAGAATATTTGTGATCCCGTTGTTGGTTTAATGCGTGAAAAGTCAAAGTAGAAGTCCTACAGTAATGAAGAGGCCTGgaataaggttttgttgtttcgaGAAGCTGCCATTTTGAAAAAGGATTTTGGATCAAACTGTGATAAACTCAGTTGGCTGGCTCAGAAGATGCATCCTTGCATGTATGATGATAACCTTGTGGCAAATTACAATCTTAGACAGAGGATCAAATCTGACAATGGAGTTTTAGTTGGAAAGTCTGCATCTATCTTTTCAAGGTTGCGAAGAACCTCAAGTGATACCGAAAGCAGTACCAAAAAAAAGTTATGTGACTCCTGTGCTTCTGAATCAATTCTTGATACACCTCCCACAGTGAACATCCCTCTTGGGCCTAACCACCAaacaaaatataagagggaaTTATTGTTTAGGACCAAATTGATGGTTTACTCATATTTGTTTTGTTAGTTATTGTTTGCTTCTGGTTGTTAGCTCTGTCATTCTATAGTTGTTTTTCCTTATTTCCAGTGTCTTTGGCTTTTCAGATTGATGAATTGTTAGAGTATGCACCTGTACTCTCATCAGGCCCTGCTTTTGAGAATGGATGCAAATATATTGATCAATACTTGGAGAAGCGTACATTTTTAGTTGGTTATTCATTATCAATTGCAGATCTCGCTATCTGGGCAGGTCTTGCAGGTAAAGATATTTTATGAGGTCTATTTAACTTCACATGCAATACTGCTATGTCTTTTTTAAACAACGTACCTATGGAAAAGGAAACCCTGGTATTAGTTTAGTGTTTACATTTTGTGATTACCTCCTAGTTGTGTCCCTGCTGACAAAACAGGGTTTATTGTATGTTGCCATATCAGGAGTATAGCTAGCAACCATGCTGTATCCGTTTTGCTCTATTGTTTCAACATAAAAATACTATTGTTTTGGCTTATCATTTTATATGTTTCTGTGGTGGTCTGTGCATCAAAATTACTGTCTTCCATTTTTGTGGTCTTTAGTAACTTTACAGCCATTAACTTTATCATCCTTTGATCTATGTAACTTGGTAGTTCATTTTCATATCCATCTTTATTACGCTTTTCAGGGGCTGGAAAGAGATGGGAAAGCTTGAGGAAGTCAAAGAAATACCAAAATCTTGCGCGATGGTACAATTCAATAGTGACAGAACACGGTACTGCCTtaaacgaagtcacgacaacatATGTTGGTAAAAAAGGATTGGGAGAGCCATCTGCAACCAAGACAAAAGACAACGCAGTCATCACGGATAAAGTGAGGAATGTGAATGGGGATGCATCTGATAACATTAAGGGAGGAGGCAAACCTTTAGCAGAGATAGATCTTCCAGACGCTGAAGTTGGAAAAGTTCGCTTGCGATTTGCACCTGAACCCAGTGGCTATCTTCACATTGGACACTCAAAAGCAGCACTGTTGAACAAATATTTTGCTGAGCGATATCAGGGTCAGGTTATTATTCGTTTTGATGATACCAATCCTGCTAAAGAAAGTAATGAATTTGTAGACAACTTGGTGAAAGATATTGATACATTGGGTATCAAATATGAAACAATTACATATACATCCGATTACTTCCCTGAGTTGATGGAATTGGCTGAAAAATTAATTAGCCAGGGTAAAGCATATGTTGATGACACTCCGCGTGAACAAATGCAAAAGGAGAGAATGGATGGCATAGAATCTAAATGCAGAAACCATAGTGTAGAGGAGAATTTGAAATTATGGAAGGAAATGATTGCAGGATCAGAGAGGGGCTTGCAGTGTTGTGTCCGTGGAAAGTTGGATATGCAAGACCCAAACAAATCACTTCGTGATCCTGTTTATTATCGTTGCAATCCAATGCCTCATCATAGAATTGGATCTAAGTATAAAGTGTATCCAACTTATGATTTTGCTTGTCCATTTGTTGATTCTAAGGAAGGTATCACACATGCCCTTCGGTCAAGTGAGTATCATGATCGCAATGCTCAGTATTACCGGATTCAAGAGGACATGGGAGTTAAGAAAGTTCTCATCTACGAATTTAGCAGGTTGAATATGGTCTACACTCTTCTCAGCAAACGAAAGCTTCTATGGTTTGTCCAAAATGGAAGAGTTGATTCATGGGATGATCCCCGGTTTCCTACAGTGCAAGGAATTGTGCGCAGAGGTTTGAAAATTGAAGCGCTAATCCAATTTATTGTTGAACAAGTACGTAGAAGGTTTTCTTTTCATTTATATATCTAAAAGAAAATATGCACTCACTAACAAATAAGAAATACAGTAGAATATGTCATTCAGttgtcatacgtttttcttcttTGTACTTTCTTGTGGTAAAACAGCTGCTTAAAATATTGATGACTGTTCTCTGTCCTTTTACAGGGTGCATCAAAAAATCTCAATCTCATGGAGTGGGACAAGCTTTGGACCATCAATAAGAAAATTATTGACCCTGTATGTTCCAGACACACTGCCGTCATTGCGGACAGACGTGTATTGCTGACCCTCACTGATGGTCCTGAAGAATCATTTGTTCGCATCATTCCTAGGCACAAGAAATATGAAGCTGCTGGAAGTAAAGCTACCACATATACTAAAAGGATATGGCTTGACTATGCGGACGCAGAGTCCATATCAGCAGGTGAGGAAGTAACCTTGATGGATTGGGGAAATGCCATAGTAAAGGAAGTAGAGAAGGACCAAGATGGGAATGTCACGGGGCTGAGTGGTGTTTTGCATCTTGAAGGATCTGTGAAGACCACAAAATTGAAGCTCACTTGGCTACCTGAGATAGATGAACTAGTTAGCCTGACATTGATGGAGTTTGATTATCTAATTACGAAGAAAAAGGTACGTCTTTCTCCTCTGTGGGTCTCTGTCATTATAAAGCATTATGTGATATGTGAATCTTTTCTTGAGCAATTCATGTGTCCATACAGTTTCTATTGACACAACTAATCAAAAGTTGAAAAATACTAAAATAACTTCTGCACAGCTTTGATGTCTttcttttgattggttgtatCTATGGACATTGTGATCATGGAAGAATTACTCATTATTCATATTTAGCTGAAGCCTgaaatattagttttttaaaaagtGTCAAATGAAAGACATTTCTCTGTTGATTTTACTTTCATAGTCAAAATTCCAAACCATTTTAGCAAGACAGCATGTAATACAGACTGTTCAAATAACAATTTTAGAGAGAAATAAGAGATTCATATCATCCCACCCACCAATGAGCCTTGGCTTTAAGTTGAGAGAGAAAAATGACACTTTTGTCTAGGTGGATATTTGTTTTATATCATAAGGAGTTCATATGCATTTGTGCATTGTACCTGCCACGACACAAGTTTTATAGCACCCGAGTACCCTTATAGGCTCACACTGTATTTTGATCCCATTCTTTTAAATCACCCAATAGTGCATACCCTTGGTTCAGTGTTCATTTCATCTGTTACCCATACTTTGAATACATCAAACCTGCCTGCTTTCCTGTTTAACTTTATGTTCACATTGTTTGCAGCTTGAGGAAGGGGAGGATTTCGTTGATGTGCTTAACCCCTGTACAAAAAAGGAGACTCTAGCTTATGGAGATGCCAATATGCGAAATCTTCAGCGTGGGGAGGTATTGCAGCTGGAGAGGAAGGGGTATTTCAGATGTGATGTACCCTTCATCCGGCCTTCAAAACCAATCGTGTTATTTGCAATTCCAGATGGCAGGCAGCAGGCATCTTTGaagtagttttttttaataaaacaagttGGTAATTTGGATACCTTTGTGGAACTATTTTAGTGTTTATCATCATTAAAGACTTCAGTGTTTTGTTTATAAGCAACTTATTTTGATTGTGTTCTTGACTAGCAATTTTGAATATCTTCTGATTTTTGGGGACCAATTCTGAGTCTACTTGGGAAAAGTTATTTCAGTTTATGAGCTGATGACTTTCTATATAGAATTATAGATGATTCAAGTCAAAGCCCTACGAAATCCTTGATagtaaaaataattatgattaaCATAGTATATCAGATTTTTGTTTGCTGTATCGCCAATGTCTCTTCACTTATATAATATAACATGATTATATGTAATTAAAGGGTGGGGGAATATTTATATCAGGAATAGTACTTACAAATTTAGTTGatgaataattattttatcaATGTGAGTTTGATTGGCAAGTGTTTACAAAGTTAACTTTTTTATTATTCCCATAacagtggaaacaagagaatagccATGATGATCGATTTGATTATACAACAATCTTTCCAATTTCCATAATAAAACAAATGAATACAATCCACTTGCTCTAACTTTTTACTTTATGAGTTCCAACATGATCTGGAAAGGTACAAAGATTAAAAGTAGAATAACAATTGTAAGTGGCCAGACAATCACAGCACCATAAGATACCTTTATTTCTTGGGTGCAAGCCTAGACTTAATTTTCTCAACTTCCTTGGTACCCACTTGAAATGTCTTTGTCAACACATTATCTGGAACAGCAGGTGTAGCTGCAAACAATGTAACAGCAATGGACTGTGTACCAGGAAGTTGGCTGTTGAAGGCCGAAAGAACAGCAGCAGGTACATTGCCATTGTTCTTTTGAAAGTGAACCAAGCCTTTTGGGAAAACAAATATCTCACCCTTGTTAATTGTCTTTGATATGAGAACATTAGCTGTAGTTATGAACCCAACATCTAACTCCCCTTCGAGCACAAACACAACCTCGGTGGCGCGAGGATGAGTGTGAGGTGGGTTGAGGCCGCCTGGAGCATAATCAATCCTCGACAGAGACACGCCAAGAGTGTTGAGTCCCGGGACTTTCTGAAC encodes:
- the LOC131644004 gene encoding glutamate--tRNA ligase, cytoplasmic-like isoform X1, with amino-acid sequence MDIKTLSFAASTPPLALIAAVKLAGFSPSIDTSLPPDSAPTFLFSNGSKLRGAFVLLRYVGRTSTLPNFYGQNAFETSQIDELLEYAPVLSSGPAFENGCKYIDQYLEKRTFLVGYSLSIADLAIWAGLAGAGKRWESLRKSKKYQNLARWYNSIVTEHGTALNEVTTTYVGKKGLGEPSATKTKDNAVITDKVRNVNGDASDNIKGGGKPLAEIDLPDAEVGKVRLRFAPEPSGYLHIGHSKAALLNKYFAERYQGQVIIRFDDTNPAKESNEFVDNLVKDIDTLGIKYETITYTSDYFPELMELAEKLISQGKAYVDDTPREQMQKERMDGIESKCRNHSVEENLKLWKEMIAGSERGLQCCVRGKLDMQDPNKSLRDPVYYRCNPMPHHRIGSKYKVYPTYDFACPFVDSKEGITHALRSSEYHDRNAQYYRIQEDMGVKKVLIYEFSRLNMVYTLLSKRKLLWFVQNGRVDSWDDPRFPTVQGIVRRGLKIEALIQFIVEQGASKNLNLMEWDKLWTINKKIIDPVCSRHTAVIADRRVLLTLTDGPEESFVRIIPRHKKYEAAGSKATTYTKRIWLDYADAESISAGEEVTLMDWGNAIVKEVEKDQDGNVTGLSGVLHLEGSVKTTKLKLTWLPEIDELVSLTLMEFDYLITKKKLEEGEDFVDVLNPCTKKETLAYGDANMRNLQRGEVLQLERKGYFRCDVPFIRPSKPIVLFAIPDGRQQASLK
- the LOC131644005 gene encoding rhicadhesin receptor-like — its product is MKLTHSLFLVTLALLTATTFSSDPDSLQDLCVADLSSGVTVNGFTCKEASKVNVSDFSSNILAKPGSTNNTYGSVVTGANVQKVPGLNTLGVSLSRIDYAPGGLNPPHTHPRATEVVFVLEGELDVGFITTANVLISKTINKGEIFVFPKGLVHFQKNNGNVPAAVLSAFNSQLPGTQSIAVTLFAATPAVPDNVLTKTFQVGTKEVEKIKSRLAPKK